The nucleotide window AACAAGTCGGAGCTGTACGCGACCTGCGAGGCGCTCGGCGTCCCCTACCCCGAGACGTACCGCCTCGCGGAGACCGACGCGGCCGGCACGCGGGAGGCGGACGCGACCGTCGACGAGGCCGCGGCCGAACTCGGCTTCCCGCTCGTGGTGAAGCCCGAACTCAAGCGCGACTTCGAGGAGGCGTTCGGTACCAACGTGATCGAGGTCGCTGACCGCGAGGAGTTCGAGGACGTCGTCGCGGCCGCGAGCGACGCGGGGATCGCGGTAATGGCCCAGAAGCGCGTCGATATCGCGACCGGGAAGGACCACTCGCTGGCCTCCTACGTGCCCCCCTCGGGAGCCGACGACGCGCTCGCGGTCGTCGGCAACGCCGCGGTGCGGTACCCCCTGAACTTCGGCACCTCCTGTCTCGTCGAGACGGCCGACGAGCCGGCCATCGAGGAGCGCGCGCTCGCCGTCCTCGACGACGCGGGCTACCACGGGATCAGCGAGGCGGAGTTCGTCTACGACGAGGCCCGCGAGGAGTTCCTGCTGCTCGACGTCAACACCCGACCGTGGAAGTGGATCTCGATGCCCGTCGCCGCGGGCGCGAACCTCCCGATGGCGGCGTACGCCGCGGTCACCGACGCGAGCTACGAGTCCGACGGCGTCGAGCCGACGCGGTGGGTGTACCTCCGCGACTACCTCTCGCTTCTCGCCGGCGACGACGCGTTCTGGGACCAGCTGTCGGCCGCCGACTGGCGGCGGCTCGTCTCCGGCGCGTTCGAGCGCGAGGGCGACCTGACGACCGGCGTGTACCGGCCCTCCGACCCGGGCCCGGCCGCGAAGCTGTTCGAGACGGAGTTCGTCGACCGCGAGTACTACTGCTCCTGTTGAGGCGGGCGGGGGCGTCGCTCGCGGAACAAAACCGTTAGTGTACCGGCCGACGCAGGGCGCGTATGGACTTCTTCGAGACGCTCGCGGACCGGATCGGCGCGGTCGACAGCGTCGTCTCGGTCGGGCTCGACCCCGACCCGAGCCGGCTCCCCGAACACGTGGTCGACGCCGACCTCCCGCGGTGGGCGTTCAACCGCCGGATCATCGACGCGACCCACGAACACGCCGCCTGCTACAAGCCGAACGCCGCCTTCTACGAGGACCCCGACGGCTGGCGCGCGCTCCGCGAGACCGCGGCGTACGCCGAGGGGAAGGGCGTCCCCGTCCTGTTGGACGCCAAGCGCGGCGACATCGGCAACACCGCGCGGCGGTACGCCGAGGCGCTCGACTGGGTCGACGCGGTCACGGTGAACCCGTACCTCGGCCGCGACTCGCTCCAGCCGTTCCTCGACCGCGCGGACAAGGGCGTGTTTGCGCTCTGTCGCACCTCGAACGCGGGCGGCGCGGACCTCCAGGACCTCGAACTCGCCTCCGGCGAGCCGCTCTACGAGCGCGTCGCCGCGCTCGCGGACGTGTGGAACGCGAACGACAACGTCGGGCTGGTCGTCGGCGCGACCGCGCCCGAGGAGCTGGAGACGGTCCGCGAGATCGTCCCCGAGATCCCGTTTCTCGTCCCCGGGGTCGGCGCGCAGGGCGGCGACGCGGAGGCCGCGGTCGAACACGGGCTCGCCTCGCGGCCGGACCTCCCGGTCGACGTGGGGCTCGTGAACTCCTCGCGCGGGATCATCTTCGCCGGCGAGGAGTCGAGCCGTCCCGACGACGAGGCGACGTACTTCGGCGCTGCGGGCGACGCGGCCAAGCGGCTCAAAAAGCGGCTGAACCGACACCGGTAGGCCGCGCTCGCAGCCGGGCGGAGAGCGACCGCGCTACCCGCGGCCGCCTCCTATCCACGTCCGGCGGCGCAGCCGGCACAGGCGCGGGCCGTCTCGTCCCAGTGGTCGTCGCAGACGGCGCGGCCGCAGCGGTCGCAGGTGCGGGTCGCGGCCGCCGCCTCGCAGACCTGACAGAGTCCAGAGAGGCTCACGTCGGCGGTTGGGTCGCACGCCTTATGACGGTCGGGGGCGACGCGGAGACATGCGCCAGTTCGTCGTCATCGGCCGCGACGCGCCGACCGACCCCGACGCGGTCTCGCTGTCCGACATTCCGGGAGCCGGCCGGCTCGACCTGCTCTGTCGGTGCGTGAGCGCCGGCGTCTTCCTCTCGCACGGCATCCGCGAGTCGGTCCGGGTCCACCTCGTGATCGACGACGCGTTCACGGTCACCTTCGACGCCGACACGCTCCGGCACCTCCACCCGGACGAGCGCAACGTCGCCGCGCGAGTCCGCGACGCGCTCGCCGCGCAGGACGACGCCATCGGCCACATGCCCGCGGACGTCTCGCCGGGCGTCGAACTCCGCCGGATGGGACTCGACGCGACGCTCGACCGACTCGTCGGCGACGGGGAGGGCGACTCCGGCGGCCGCGGTCCCGACGGCACGCTCGTCCAGCTCCACGAGGAGGGTGACCCACTCGTCGACGCCGCGCCGCCGAGCGACCCCGTGTTCGTCCTCTCGGACCACCACGACTTCGCGGATTCGGAGGCGGAATCGATCGCCGAGCGCGCCGAGCGCCGGCTGCGCGTCGGGCCCGAACTGCTCCACGCGGACCACACCGTCACCGTCGTCCACAACTGGCTCGACACCGATGGCTACACCAGCTACTGACGGCTCGGGCGCGGACCGCGAGACGACGACCGCGCCCGACACCGACCCGCGGTTCGCGGTCCCGCTGCGCGGCGTCGCGGTCGACCCCGAGACGCGCTGTGCGCACTGGGACGACCCCGTCGACGTGATCGCGCTCCGGTTCGGCTGCTGTGAGGCGTACTACCCCTGCGACGCCTGTCACGACGCGGCCGCCGACCACGAGGCGGTCCCGTGGCCCCGCGAGCGCTTCGACGAGCCGGCGGTCCTGTGCGGGGTCTGTCGGACGACCCTCACCGCTCGGGAGTACCTCGATAGCGGCGACGACGCCTGTCCCGCGTGCGGGGCCGCGTTCAATCCGGGGTGCCGGAAACACCGCGACCGGTACTTCGAGACCGAAGACGCCGTAGAATCCGGGAACGGCGACGAGAGCTTATAAACGGAGCATGCGGTGCGGTGGCGCGTGCCTGCGAGCGCCCGGAGGGCGCGAGACAGCACGCGCGAGGGAGTCGACCGGTCGGAGCAACGCGGAGACCGGTCGACGAGGCTGGGGAGGCGTGAGGTGCTGTTGCTGTGCGGGGGCGGGACTCGAAGGGGCAGCCGCGAGGACGAAGCACGACGACGCAAGCAGCGTGGCGCTACGCGCCACGGGCAGCCGGCGGCTCCGCCGCCGGCGACACCACAGCGAAGGAACGTAGTGACTGAGCGAGGAGCGCAGCGAGTCGCGCGAGTCCCGCGAGCGAAAGCGAGCGGGACCACGAAAGACGCAGCGCCGAGCGAAGCGAGGCGACCGTCTTTCGGAGGTCCTCGCGGCTGGGGCTTCGGTGGTCGTGTCCACAGAAGCAACTGCGTCGTAGCGATCGACAGGGGTTTCGAGAGCGTTCTCACCGGAACCGAACCACCACGCGTCACGTACTGTTTCCGGGACAGCGGCGGTGTCGGTCCGGCCGGGACGGTATCCGGCGACCGCGTATCGCCCCCCTTTCGGAAGGATTAAAAGAACGAACGGCTTTCGTTCAGGTGCGGGCCGGTGGGGTAGCTTGGTATCCTTCGGCCTTCGGGTGGCCGTAACCACGATTCAAATTCGTGCCGGCCCACTTCTCCCGCATCCGTTTCAAGTGATGAGCGATAGCACTCGATCTTCGATTCACCGAACCGATTGAATAGCCGGAGCGAAAACGATCGATCGATGCCAACCGAGACCGTCGCGGGCGTCGACTGGGCGGGCGGCGCGTGGATCGCAGTCGTGTTCGATGGCGAGGACGAACCGCAGTGCCGCCTCGAAGCGGACCTCGAAACCCTCTGGAACGACGGCGTCGACCGAATCCTCGTTGACGTGCCGATCGGCCTCCCGGACGGTCCGGAGACCCTCGCAAACCGCGAGACCGTCGACTCGGCCGCGCGGTCGGCCGCCGAGCGCCCGAGCAGCGTCTTTCCCGTGCCCTCGCGCGGGGCGTGCGAACTGGCGTGCGACGGCGCGGACTACGAGACGGTGAGCGAGCAGAACCGTGCGGACCTCGACAAGGGGCTCAGCCGGCAGTCCTACCACATCGCGCCGGCGGTCGGCGCGGTCGACGCGTTCCTCCAGGAAGACGAGACGGCGCGGAAACACGTCATGGAGGCACACCCAGAAGTGTGTTTCCGCGGGCTGAACGGCCGCCGCCTCGACCGCTCGAAGACCACCGCGCCGGGCGTCGGCGAGCGCCTCGCCGCCCTCGACGGCCACCTCGACGAGCCGGGCGCAACGCTCGGACGGATCTGCCGAGAGCTGGTCGACGCCGAATCCGGGACCGACGACGACGCCCCGAGCGAGTCGGCGGCCGCCGACCCCACCGTCGACGACGCGGTGGACGCGCTCGGGCTGGCGGTGGTCGCCCGGCACGCGGTCGACGACCTCCGGTTCCTCCCGGGCGACGCGACCTACCGAGACGCCGAGGGGATCCCGATGCGGATGGCCTACTGGAGCGACGACCCGCTGGCGTGACGCTATCGGTAACCTTCAAGTCGCTCTGTCGCCCGCTACGACACGAATGAAACTCTTCTCCTCGCGGGCGGATCGCCGGCGGGGGATCGCGGCCGCGGTCGGTGTCGCGGTCCTCGCGGTCGGGCTCTACGTCCTCGTGAGCCGCTACGCCGGCTTTCTCACCGACCGGCAGGCCCTCCGCACGTGGCTCGACGGGTTCGGAGTCTTCGCGCCGATCGTCTTCATCGGCATTCAGGCCCTCCAAGTCATCGTCGCCCCGATTCCGGGACAGGTGGTCGCCGTGGTCGCGGGGTACCTCTTCGGCTCGTTCTGGGGCACCGTGTACAGCCTCACCGGCGTCCTCATCGGCAGCGCGGTCGCGTTCTCGCTCTCGAAGCGGTTCGGTCGCTCCTTCGTCGAGAGCGTCCTCCACGAAGACGTCGTCGCCCGATTCGACGGCTTCGTCGACACCGTGGGCATCCCCGGGTTGTTCGCGTTCGTCGTCGTCCCCGGGCTCCCCGACGACGCGATCTGCTTTCTGAGCGGGCTCACGAAGTGGTCGCTCCCCACCTTCATCGGCGTCATCGCCGTCGGTCGACTCCCGGCGTACGTGTTGGCCGTCCACGCCGGTGGCGAGATCGCGAACGGGCAGTTCCTCTCGGCGATAGCGCTCCTCGCGCTCATCGTGGTCGCGTCGGCGGTCGGCTACTACAAGCAAGAGGCGGTCCGCGACCTCGTCGAGCGCATCGAACCGCGGCTGCCCTTTTGAGCGGCGGGCCCGGGCGGCTACCGGTCCGCCACCGGGCCGCTTCCCGGCTCACCCCCACGTCCACTGGTAGTCGAGGACGAACCGGTACAACCCGCTGATGAGGATCGCGGGCACGTTCGCGACGAGCGCGACCATCCCGCCCCACTCGACGAGCGCGTAGAGGACGCCGATCTGGATCGGCCACGCGGTCCCGCGAACGAGGTTCGTCTTGAGCATGCCGCGGAAGTACTCGGAGACGCCCGTGTTCTGGCGCGCCCGGAACGTCCACGCGTTGTTGAACACGTACGAGAGGAGGATCGTGATCTCGATGGCGATCGTCGCGGCGAGGAGATAGTTCAGCCCGGCGACGCTATCGAACAGCCACAACAGGCACATCTGGATCCCCGCGGTGAACGCGCCGACGACGATGAACCGACGCATCTGGACCGCGAGCGGGCCGCTCGCGAAGCTGCGTAACGTCGCGCGGATCATCACTTGTACCCGAGCGCTTCGAGACGGGCTTCAAGATCCTCGTCGACCTCGTCGTCGCCGTCCTCGCCACGCTCGGCGGCCGCTGCCGCGCCGCGCTCGCGGAGCAGCTCCGCGTGGTCGTCGACGACCGGCTTCAACCGGTCGATAACCGCCTGTGCTCGCTCGTCGGGGTCGACCGCGAGGTTCTCCTGTTGGGTCGGGTCCGAGGGGCGGTGGTACAGCTCGACGTCGCCGGCGTCGACGTTCTCGATGTACGTCCAGTCGTCGTCGCGTGCGCTGACGAGCAGGTCGCCGTCGGCCAGCGATCGGGGAATCGGCTGCTGGGTCACCTCCTCGCCGCGGACGGTCACCGAGACGACGGGATCGTCGGTCGGCTCGGCGGCCGTTTCGGCTGTCGGTTCGGCTGCCGGCTCGTCGGCAGAATCGTCCGCCGGGTCCTCGGGGGACGCCGCGTCGCCGCGGAGCGCCGGGAGGAGCGACTCGCCGTGCCACTTCGCGGACGGCTCGACGCCCAGCAGGTCGGCGACGGTGGGCGGGATGGCGTCGAGTCCCACGTGGCCGTCGACGCGCCCGCCGTCGAGGCCGGGCACGTCCGCCACGAGCGGGACGTGGATCAGCTCGTCGTACAGTTTCGGATAGTGGGCGAGGTGGCCGTGGTCCTGGAACTCCTCGCCGTGGTCGCCCGCGAGCAACACCGCGGTGTCGTCGGCGACGCCCGCAGCGTCCAGGCTGTCGAGCAGCCGGCCGACGCTGGCGTCGACCTGTCGTACCGTCGCCTGATACAGCGTCCGCAGTTCGCGGAGGGTCCGCTCGCCCACTTCGAGCCCGAGGCTCGTCCGGGCGTGCGCGTGAAGCATCTGGTGGGTCCCGAGGATGCCGTCCGACACCTCGCGGATGTACCGCGGCGCGGGAACGTACGGGGTGTGGGTGTCCATGTAGTGGACCCACAGGAAGAACGGCTCGTCGGTGTCGTCGACGAACTTGGTCGCGGCGTCCTCGACGTCGAACATGCGCGAGGCGTCGAGGAACGGGCGGTCGTCGGCGTCGCCGCGGAGCTTCGAGCCGAGCCGACGGACCGGCGAGGTCGCGAGCTGGATCCACGCCTCGACGGTCGGGTGCGCGGCGAGATAGCGGCTGTACCGGCTGGAGCCGACGCTCGTGACGAACGGCTCGAACTCGTCGAACCCGTCCGGATACCCCCAGTGGTCGGTGAGGAAGCCGTTTGCGGCGTTGAAGCCGCCGGTCGCGACGCCCGCCTTGGAGAGCACTTCCGCGAGGGTGTCCGACTCGTCGACGCCGATGCCGCCCGACCGGGCGAACACCGGCTCGGACGCGAGGATCGAGGGGAACGAGAACGGCGTCCAGTTGCCCGTCGCGAACGCGCGGTCGAACACGGTCCCGCCGTCCGCGAGCCCGTCTATCACCGGCGAGTGGCGCTCGGCGTCGTACGGGGAGACGGCGTCCGCGCGCAGCGAGTCGACCGTAACGAGGACGACGTTCGAGACGGTCGCGTCCCCGTCCGGCGCGTCCACGGCTGAAGCGGTCGACGAGTCGGATGTCATAGGGTGTAAGGTGAATTCCCGCGTACCGCACGCTCGGCGTGCGGTGCGCGAGAAATTGCGGATATATTTGGAGTGGCGCCTGCCAGCGGCTTGAGGATTTCGATCACCGATGTCGGACGGCGAGGTAGCTATTTGTCGGCACCGACCCACGGGGGTCGTATGCGTGACACGCCGACGGGCCGGCCGGTCGACGAGGGACGCCTCCCGGAACCGATCGCCGCCGACGAGATCCCGGACGCGGTCCCGGGTCGCTCCCGCGCGATCGAGACGAACGGCGTGACGCTCCACGTCGTCGAGGCCGGCCCCGAAGACGGGAAACTGCTCGTGTTGCTCCACGGCTTTCCGGAGTTCTGGTACGGGTGGCACGAGGCGATCGCGCCGCTCGCGAACGCGGGCTACCGCGTCGTCGTCCCCGACCAGCGCGGCTACAACTGCTCGGAGAAGCCGCCGGCCGTGAGCGACTATCACATCGACGAACTCGCGCTCGACATCGTCGGCCTGATCGACGCCTACGACCGCGAGACGGCCGCCGTCGCCGGCCACGACTGGGGCGCGGCGGTGGCGTGGTGGCTCGCGCTCGGTCACGAGTCCCGGCTCTCGGAGCTGGTCGCGGTCAACGTCCCGCACCCGAGCGTCTTCGAGCGGGCGCTGCGAGGGTCGTGGGACCAGCGGCTCAAGAGCTGGTACATGCTTGCGTTCCAGCTGCCGAAGCTCCCCGAGGCGGTCGCCAGCGCGGGGAACTGGCGGCTGGCGACGAACGCGCTGCGGGACACGAGCGCGCCCGGCACGTTCTCCGACGAGGACCTGCGCCGGTACCGCCGAGCGTGGAACCGCCACGGGGCCTTCGAGGCGATGGTGAACTGGTACCGCGCGATCGTCCGCGACCGCCCGGAGCCGGCCAAAACGGAGGTGAGCGTCCCGACACTCGTGATCTGGGGCGCGCAAGACCAGTTCCTCGCGCGGCGACTGGCCAACAAGAGCGTCGAACGCTGCGAGGACGGCCGCCTGCTCGTGATCGACGAGGCGACCCACTGGGTCGTCCACGAACACCCGCACCGCGTCGCGGAGGCGATTGCCGACCACGCCGACCCGCTGCCGCCGGGCGCGCGCGAGTGAGAACGGAGAACTGTATTCGGCTCGTATCGGCTCTAAAACACCGTATTCTCCGATCGTAGCAGTGACTCGGCAGCCATTGCGTCGAATACTGTCCTCGTCTCATCGCCACAAAGGTTATATCTGCCCTCGACCAAAGGACAGATATGAGTAAACACTTCGAAGACGCACGGTACTACCTCGGTCGAGCGACGGAACACGCGAAGGCGGGCGTCGCAGAGGAGTTGGAGCCGGTCGAAACGCGCGTGAAGGAGCTCGTCGGCCGAGAGGACGAGGAGCCGGAGCCGGAACCGTCGCGGCTGGACAAGCTCCAAGCGGACCTGAAACGGATCGAGGAGCGCGCCGAGGGCGAGGCCCGCGAGGCGGTCGCGTCTGCCCGCGAGCGCGTCGCCGAGTACCGGGGCAAAGACGCCGCCGCCGCGGAGTAGACCGTCGACTACCGGACCGGCGGCGATCGGTCGTCCGGGACGGTCGCGTCCGCGTCGACGCCGATCCGCTCTTCTGCGGGCACGACCGCGTACTCGATACCTGCGTTCTCGAACAGCGATCGCGCGCGCTCGATTCCTGCCTGCGCGTCGACGTCGGTCGCGCGGTAGTGCCGGATCGGGTGGCGGATCCACGACGGCTCCCAGTGGGCGTACACGTCCGTCGTCGAGCGGTCCGTCCCGGTGTACAGCGCGAGGTGGAGTTGGGTGTCGCTGGCGAGCGCACCTTCGGGGTAGCGGACCCAGCTGGCGACGGTCGTCTCCGGCGGCGTCGCGTACGCCCGGTACTTGAGCGAGGAGACGAGGTTGCGGACGAAGCTGAGCCGGTGGAGCTGCGCCTCGACGACCGGGGACGGCTTGTGGAGCGTGAACGCGTACTGCTCGCGGGGCGTCTCGCGCTCGGCGTAGAGGCCGACGAGCGACAGCGGCGCGTGGAGCAGGCTAGCGACGCGCTGCCGAAGACGTTCGAGGAAGCGGAGTTCGTGAGTCATGCCGGGGGATCGGGTCGGGTTCGGGATCGGGTCGGGTTCGGGATGAAGCTTCGCCGTAAGGTAACGCTTAAGTCTGGAGGTCGGATACCTCGGAGTGCGCGGGTTGGTGGTCTAGTCAGGTTATGACGGCTCCTTCACACGGAGCAGGCCGGCGGTTCGAATCCGCCCCAACCCATACGCTTCCTGTGTTTTTCTGAAGGAAACGACCCCCTATCACGTCCAGCGATTTTGGAGTCGATCTTTTTCAAGTCGCCTGCGGTCGGCGCATCTACATCGTCGCCTTCTGCTAGTTACAATAAAAGAGAACTGCCGCGATCGTAAAAGTATTGGGTATATTTTTCACGCACGACACCATCAGGATAAACAGCACGACCTTGCCGCGACACAGGCCCAGTTACGCCACGAGTCGGTGAAGACTACGCTGAAGTAGGATAATGTCTCGGGTCGAATCGCGGTCTCTCGCCGCCACCCGCCGAATCAGTTCAGGTCGGATGTTCTCCATCACATCGTCAAGCGGTGGTGTCGGTTCCGCTGCCGACTGCGCACGGACATCGACACGTAATATATACGACTGCGAGCCTGACCGGTGGTAGATGCGGTGGGATCCACGACCCGCGCTTCGGCGATTCTCCAGGCTGGTGACTCCAATGACGATTACAGAAACGCAGATACGCGAGTACGACAGTCGGGCGATGAAGAGTGCGGAGACTGCCACGGCGACGTTCGGGATCGGGTGTTTCTGGGGACCGGATGCCCGGTTCGGCGCGATGGACGGCGTGGTTCGCACCCGGGTCGGGTACGCCGGCGGAACGAAGGTCGATCCGACGTATCACTCCCTAGGCGACCACACGGAGGTGTTCCAAGTCGAGTTCGACTCTGACACGATACCGTACCGAGATCTCCTGAGTCAGGTGTTCCACTCGCACGACCCGCAGCACCAGACCAGAAAGACGCAGTATCAGAACATCGTGTTCGCTGCGACCGAAGACCAACGAGCAGTCCTCGACGAATTCCTCACGACGCGGGGACTCACTGCCGAAGGGATCGGAACACGCGTCGAACAGCTCTCGCGTTTCTACCCCGCTGAGGACTACCACCAGAAGTACAAGCTCCGGTCGGTCTCCTCGTTCATGGATGCATTCGAGGCGGCCGGATACGGCGATAAGGAGCTGCGCGAGTCGCCGATCGCTGCCAAGTTGAACGGGTACGCCGCCGGACACGACGTTGCTGTTGCCGAGGGCCTGTCGACACCCGATCGCGGGAGAGTATAGACATCGCCGGTTTGTCGACGGCAGTGTTCGCCGTCGACAAGGACTGCTCACAGAGAGGACAAGGCTTTCAGGCAGCGACCTGATCAACACGTTGACATCCCGAACGCTGTGAGTGGCCGTAGTATTTCAACACATATCCGCAACGCGCCCTCCTCTGGTTCGGGAAAACTGCCTCATTAGAGATTGGTGTCGCTGCTGTCGGTCGGGTCGCCTCCTCTTACTCTCCGATCGTTCGCTGCTCGCTCTCGTCGTCTGCTCGTCATTACGGATATCTACATATTAGTTTATTATATTTCCGTGACAACAGGTAGACGGAGTACACCCAGTATGACAA belongs to Halorubrum sp. DM2 and includes:
- a CDS encoding CHY zinc finger protein — protein: MATPATDGSGADRETTTAPDTDPRFAVPLRGVAVDPETRCAHWDDPVDVIALRFGCCEAYYPCDACHDAAADHEAVPWPRERFDEPAVLCGVCRTTLTAREYLDSGDDACPACGAAFNPGCRKHRDRYFETEDAVESGNGDESL
- a CDS encoding alpha/beta hydrolase, which encodes MRDTPTGRPVDEGRLPEPIAADEIPDAVPGRSRAIETNGVTLHVVEAGPEDGKLLVLLHGFPEFWYGWHEAIAPLANAGYRVVVPDQRGYNCSEKPPAVSDYHIDELALDIVGLIDAYDRETAAVAGHDWGAAVAWWLALGHESRLSELVAVNVPHPSVFERALRGSWDQRLKSWYMLAFQLPKLPEAVASAGNWRLATNALRDTSAPGTFSDEDLRRYRRAWNRHGAFEAMVNWYRAIVRDRPEPAKTEVSVPTLVIWGAQDQFLARRLANKSVERCEDGRLLVIDEATHWVVHEHPHRVAEAIADHADPLPPGARE
- a CDS encoding GtrA family protein, with product MIRATLRSFASGPLAVQMRRFIVVGAFTAGIQMCLLWLFDSVAGLNYLLAATIAIEITILLSYVFNNAWTFRARQNTGVSEYFRGMLKTNLVRGTAWPIQIGVLYALVEWGGMVALVANVPAILISGLYRFVLDYQWTWG
- a CDS encoding DUF429 domain-containing protein; the protein is MPTETVAGVDWAGGAWIAVVFDGEDEPQCRLEADLETLWNDGVDRILVDVPIGLPDGPETLANRETVDSAARSAAERPSSVFPVPSRGACELACDGADYETVSEQNRADLDKGLSRQSYHIAPAVGAVDAFLQEDETARKHVMEAHPEVCFRGLNGRRLDRSKTTAPGVGERLAALDGHLDEPGATLGRICRELVDAESGTDDDAPSESAAADPTVDDAVDALGLAVVARHAVDDLRFLPGDATYRDAEGIPMRMAYWSDDPLA
- the pyrF gene encoding orotidine-5'-phosphate decarboxylase, translating into MDFFETLADRIGAVDSVVSVGLDPDPSRLPEHVVDADLPRWAFNRRIIDATHEHAACYKPNAAFYEDPDGWRALRETAAYAEGKGVPVLLDAKRGDIGNTARRYAEALDWVDAVTVNPYLGRDSLQPFLDRADKGVFALCRTSNAGGADLQDLELASGEPLYERVAALADVWNANDNVGLVVGATAPEELETVREIVPEIPFLVPGVGAQGGDAEAAVEHGLASRPDLPVDVGLVNSSRGIIFAGEESSRPDDEATYFGAAGDAAKRLKKRLNRHR
- a CDS encoding TVP38/TMEM64 family protein, which produces MKLFSSRADRRRGIAAAVGVAVLAVGLYVLVSRYAGFLTDRQALRTWLDGFGVFAPIVFIGIQALQVIVAPIPGQVVAVVAGYLFGSFWGTVYSLTGVLIGSAVAFSLSKRFGRSFVESVLHEDVVARFDGFVDTVGIPGLFAFVVVPGLPDDAICFLSGLTKWSLPTFIGVIAVGRLPAYVLAVHAGGEIANGQFLSAIALLALIVVASAVGYYKQEAVRDLVERIEPRLPF
- a CDS encoding carboxylate--amine ligase, whose product is MADRFRSTEGLIDALADATFDRPPALVSNAHITGLGVARALDAHDVPVIALDRAGGNGGDAGGDADGGAAGTVSHDGLAPPSDAVDFAGAVTYPLDDLDGFREDVEAIVDAAGTEAVAFGCMDEWALSYAEADPDGVRLPFAGSDTLDDVLNKSELYATCEALGVPYPETYRLAETDAAGTREADATVDEAAAELGFPLVVKPELKRDFEEAFGTNVIEVADREEFEDVVAAASDAGIAVMAQKRVDIATGKDHSLASYVPPSGADDALAVVGNAAVRYPLNFGTSCLVETADEPAIEERALAVLDDAGYHGISEAEFVYDEAREEFLLLDVNTRPWKWISMPVAAGANLPMAAYAAVTDASYESDGVEPTRWVYLRDYLSLLAGDDAFWDQLSAADWRRLVSGAFEREGDLTTGVYRPSDPGPAAKLFETEFVDREYYCSC
- a CDS encoding sulfatase, whose translation is MTSDSSTASAVDAPDGDATVSNVVLVTVDSLRADAVSPYDAERHSPVIDGLADGGTVFDRAFATGNWTPFSFPSILASEPVFARSGGIGVDESDTLAEVLSKAGVATGGFNAANGFLTDHWGYPDGFDEFEPFVTSVGSSRYSRYLAAHPTVEAWIQLATSPVRRLGSKLRGDADDRPFLDASRMFDVEDAATKFVDDTDEPFFLWVHYMDTHTPYVPAPRYIREVSDGILGTHQMLHAHARTSLGLEVGERTLRELRTLYQATVRQVDASVGRLLDSLDAAGVADDTAVLLAGDHGEEFQDHGHLAHYPKLYDELIHVPLVADVPGLDGGRVDGHVGLDAIPPTVADLLGVEPSAKWHGESLLPALRGDAASPEDPADDSADEPAAEPTAETAAEPTDDPVVSVTVRGEEVTQQPIPRSLADGDLLVSARDDDWTYIENVDAGDVELYHRPSDPTQQENLAVDPDERAQAVIDRLKPVVDDHAELLRERGAAAAAERGEDGDDEVDEDLEARLEALGYK
- the trmY gene encoding tRNA (pseudouridine(54)-N(1))-methyltransferase TrmY, translating into MRQFVVIGRDAPTDPDAVSLSDIPGAGRLDLLCRCVSAGVFLSHGIRESVRVHLVIDDAFTVTFDADTLRHLHPDERNVAARVRDALAAQDDAIGHMPADVSPGVELRRMGLDATLDRLVGDGEGDSGGRGPDGTLVQLHEEGDPLVDAAPPSDPVFVLSDHHDFADSEAESIAERAERRLRVGPELLHADHTVTVVHNWLDTDGYTSY
- a CDS encoding peptide-methionine (S)-S-oxide reductase: MTITETQIREYDSRAMKSAETATATFGIGCFWGPDARFGAMDGVVRTRVGYAGGTKVDPTYHSLGDHTEVFQVEFDSDTIPYRDLLSQVFHSHDPQHQTRKTQYQNIVFAATEDQRAVLDEFLTTRGLTAEGIGTRVEQLSRFYPAEDYHQKYKLRSVSSFMDAFEAAGYGDKELRESPIAAKLNGYAAGHDVAVAEGLSTPDRGRV